The nucleotide window GAAAGTTAAAGACGCTGTTTATGCTGTGTTACCACAATTAATGACCTTTTTAGGTGATGCGTGAATTATTTTGATTCCGTTTGGAATTTGAGTAATTATTAAAATATTAAACTTTTTCCGTGTTATGGTTAAAGGATTTTAATATTTATTATAATCGATCATATATCTTAGCTATGGCACACTAGCTTTTATGTGAATTGAATAAATAATTTTGTTGTTTATTTTTGCACTATACACTGTCTACAAATTTATTTTTAAATAAATTTAATTATTTTGGTTATTATTGATAATGTTAACAAGATGAAAAATCCTGTTGTGGAAATAAATATGACTATATCGCCAATAGTAGTTACATTTATATTGTTTATTGTTCATAATATTGAGTCTATTATGAAAAATATTTTTTTAGTAGGATTTAATAGAAATAAGAATATTTCTATTAAAGGTCATAATAATAACAGTTTTGAACCAAAAATTTTTATAATATTTTTTATAAATACACCTATTTTCTTTTAAAAACTTGTAGGCAGTATATAGTGTAAAAATATCAACTTAATTATAAACATATAATTTTATATTTTAATAGCTATTAGTTAAAACTAAGTAGTATTTTTCAGTGTGCCAATTTGTATTTTTGTTTTTTATTACATTGTTTATTAACATTGTTTATTTAACAATACTAAGTTACATTAATACAACATTGGTTATTACAGTAAATGTTAAGGAGTATTTATATGAAAAAAATTATAGATAGTATCGAACAAGTAATTTCATTTTGTGGTCAAGATTTTGCAAAGTGGCCTAATAATATGGCACCTGATGTTTTAAAAGCAACTTATGAAATGTTAAAAGAATATCAAGAACGATTAAATCATCATGAAGTGGATGAAATATTTTCTGAAAGTGATCGTGAACAAATTTTAGAAAAAGTAAAAAGTTTTTATGAAAATAAACTTGATGAAAAAGATAATCATATAACTTTTTTAGAAAATACTATATCAAGTGAAATTGTATTAAGAGATGAATTAATTGAAAAATTAAAACAAAATCAATTAAAGAAAAGTGATTTTGTATATATTCAAGGGAAATCATTAATTATTGGAACAGAAGGTGCTTATGTTATAAAATCTGAATTCAAAGAAAAAATAGAAAGTTTAGAGGATTAAACATGGATAAAATAAATGATATTGAAAAATGTATGACACCAGGTGGAAATGTAAAAGAAATTGAAATTAATTCCAAATGTTTACATCATACACGAATTATTACAAAGGATTATCAAAAGAAACAAATTTTAGATCGATGTGCTAATTGCAATCATCGTAATGGAATATGAACACCTAGTTCAGTAGGATGAGAATCACTTTGTCAATTAATGATGTGGCAACCGGAGGAATAATTATGCAAGATTTATTAGATGTAATTAAAATGAAGATTAAGACAATGCAAGCTACTTTAGTTCAGTTGAATGAATATGAAATTCATCATGAATCAATAAATATTATTCGAAAAGAAATGAGTTTTTATCAGCATGTTGCAGAACAGTTAGAAAGTAATATTACGCAATAGTTTATGCAATTTTTAAGCCCTTTATCATGAGTGGGCGGAAAAACTAAAGCCGATAAATTTATATCTTCTTTTTTTCCCAATAAAATAAAAAGATATGTAGAATTATTTGCTGGTTCAGCTGCGATTGGTTTACGTTTAATGTTTAATGACAAAGTAGATGAAGTAATATTAAATGATATTAATTCTGATTTAATGACTTTTTGAAATGATGTAAAAACGAATAATATTGTTAATAAATATCCTAAATTTAATTCTGTTGAAGAAGCTAAAAATATTTATAATTTACTACCTAAATTTGGTAAAAAAGGTTGAGAAACTTTGTTTCAAAATCGTTTAGGTTGAAGTGGTCGTGAAAATACTACT belongs to Spiroplasma melliferum and includes:
- a CDS encoding Spiroplasmavirus-related protein; translated protein: MLGMYLTTAINFLAADTPTISGGMDSIWTGLGNAMMKVKDAVYAVLPQLMTFLGDAWIILIPFGIWVIIKILNFFRVMVKGF